Proteins from one Acidobacteriota bacterium genomic window:
- the istA gene encoding IS21 family transposase, whose product MDQVHVIRHKVLVEGQSIRRVSRDMRVSRNTVRKYLKISEPVRVERKPRPRPVVEEVAPRLEELLKEWGPRTTPKQRITGSRLHRQLVEEGYEVGVTTVRAYLREWRRQRAEVYIPLVHRPGEEGQVDFFDVTVEEGGVRRKAWKFVMRLMYSGRDFAWLYDACDTASFLDGHVRAFEHFPGVPQRTVYDNLSAAVRRRVGVDGDRLTDRFRALVSHYLVEPCFARPGEGHDKGGVEARGKGIRLQHLTPIPRGESLRDIAGALLESIDQQAAHRAERDETVRDRFREEAEHLRPLPEHPFDPRIPEPVSVSRKALVRVSGASYSVPEHWHSLQATAYVGADDIRIVCRGEEVTVRRQRQGRLVSYRHYLRQLSRKPQAVRQVAPELIAELDEPYGRLWKALATTHGEREGARVLAKVLGAAVKHGEEAVAEALSVALSAGRHDLLALAPRVHQERPRSVTVPPALAGFVVEAGRAADYDVLLSGGES is encoded by the coding sequence ATGGATCAAGTGCATGTTATCCGACACAAGGTGCTGGTGGAAGGGCAGTCGATCCGGCGGGTCTCCCGCGACATGCGAGTGAGTCGAAACACGGTGCGCAAGTACCTGAAGATCTCTGAGCCGGTGCGGGTCGAGAGGAAGCCGCGACCGCGGCCGGTCGTCGAGGAGGTGGCGCCGCGTCTGGAGGAGCTGCTCAAAGAGTGGGGTCCGCGGACCACGCCGAAGCAGCGGATCACCGGCAGCCGGTTGCACCGTCAGTTGGTGGAGGAAGGGTACGAGGTCGGCGTGACCACAGTGCGCGCCTACCTGCGAGAGTGGAGACGGCAAAGGGCCGAGGTGTACATCCCGTTGGTGCACCGACCCGGAGAGGAAGGCCAGGTCGACTTCTTCGACGTCACCGTTGAGGAAGGCGGAGTGCGTCGCAAGGCGTGGAAGTTCGTCATGCGCCTGATGTACTCCGGCCGGGACTTCGCGTGGCTGTACGACGCCTGCGACACGGCGTCGTTTCTGGACGGTCACGTGCGGGCCTTCGAGCATTTTCCGGGTGTGCCCCAAAGAACGGTGTACGACAATCTGTCCGCCGCCGTCAGGCGGCGCGTCGGTGTCGACGGAGATCGGCTCACCGATCGTTTCCGTGCCCTTGTCAGCCACTACCTCGTCGAGCCGTGCTTCGCCCGCCCCGGCGAGGGGCACGACAAGGGTGGCGTCGAGGCACGGGGCAAGGGCATCCGGCTGCAGCATCTCACCCCGATCCCTCGGGGAGAGTCCCTTCGGGACATCGCCGGGGCACTGCTGGAGTCCATCGATCAGCAGGCGGCACACCGTGCCGAGCGCGACGAGACAGTCCGCGATCGGTTTCGGGAGGAGGCCGAGCACCTGCGGCCTTTACCCGAGCACCCCTTCGACCCCCGCATTCCCGAGCCCGTGAGCGTCAGCCGCAAGGCACTGGTGCGGGTCTCTGGCGCCAGCTACTCGGTGCCAGAGCACTGGCACTCACTGCAGGCGACCGCCTATGTAGGGGCCGACGACATCCGCATCGTCTGTCGCGGCGAGGAGGTCACCGTACGCCGTCAGCGTCAAGGGCGGCTGGTCTCTTACCGCCACTACCTCCGTCAGCTGTCGCGCAAACCGCAGGCGGTGCGCCAGGTGGCCCCCGAGCTCATCGCCGAGCTGGACGAGCCGTACGGCAGGCTGTGGAAGGCGCTGGCCACCACCCACGGTGAGCGCGAGGGGGCACGAGTCCTGGCCAAGGTCCTCGGCGCCGCTGTGAAGCACGGCGAGGAGGCCGTCGCCGAGGCCCTCTCCGTAGCCCTGTCCGCCGGTCGCCACGACCTGCTCGCGCTCGCCCCACGCGTGCACCAGGAGCGCCCCCGGTCCGTCACCGTGCCGCCCGCCCTGGCCGGCTTCGTCGTCGAGGCAGGCCGAGCCGCCGACTACGACGTGCTGCTGAGTGGGGGTGAGTCATGA